The Tubulanus polymorphus chromosome 1, tnTubPoly1.2, whole genome shotgun sequence genome contains a region encoding:
- the LOC141913650 gene encoding uncharacterized protein LOC141913650 — translation MAALFKNDPLTDKHCRVVYEIPGGLLFGSRIDIRAKPSEQFRKFSVSLLGDVEGTRNGGIALSFEFDAIESRITLVSIVDGDERERSTSVDIDLFAEKYFVFSIHTLPLQYRIFVDDILLTELVHRMDVHRVEFLRIQGDLLIFCVEMSDNFSHQQLLPVGRDLLYSPRRQRKRDQLLERGLDEQTIRKQTLEILPEEYKGVIDDMDRASVSLDEEIDRLSRTSDMELEHHDGISLKSSAKSSDAEESAREHGKQGQPREAGEMPVKLRKTSKRNFKRFLGKFSKSARKTEEISPQVHRKEYAVDNTGFKPSPTVNRELKTIAIKKPISDSEDLSDFSTDMENYLQKTDSELDGYESPSQLLKELEEIANASAKHIGGGNVGVAVPRRKTLEHGDRDSGVSVDTQTKLNVIGADQSEEKLHSLMTSALSAMNRNSAACAYHEDTTRSDGKVSFHVIHHHVHHNAGILTEVNQPTSREVEWQAKETDKILETWKRSTTKKDANIMTVKQTIFQRCFWCCYS, via the exons aTGGCCGctttgtttaaaaatgatcCACTTACTGACAag CACTGTCGTGTAGTGTATGAAATTCCCGGAGGATTGTTATTCGGTTCGCGCATCGATATCCGAGCAAAACCATCGGAACAATTTCGAAA ATTTTCGGTTAGCTTACTAGGAGATGTGGAAGGAACGCGAAATGGCGGGATAGCTCTCAGTTTCGAATTTGATGCCATCGAAAGTCGAATCACGTTAGTTTCGATAGTGGACGGCGACGAAAGAGAACGATCGACGTCAGTTGATATCGATCTATTtgctgaaaaatatttcgttttttcCATTCATACCCTCCCACTTCAGTATCGG atattcGTCGACGATATTCTATTAACTGAATTGGTTCATAGAATGGATGTACATCGGGTCGAGTTTCTGCGCATTCAAGGTGACTTACTGATCTTCTGTGTCGAAATGAGTGACAATTTCTCACACCAGCAACTACTGCCGGTCGGCAGGGATTTACTGTACAGTCCTAGACGTCAGAGAAAACGGGACCAACTTCTAGAACGAGGCCTCGACGAGCAAACGATCCGAAAACAGACGCTAGAGATCTTACCAGAAGAGTACAAGGGCGTGATTGATGATATGGATAGAGCTAGCGTGTCATTAGATGAGGAAATTGACAGACTGTCGCGTACATCGGATATGGAGTTAGAACATCACGACGGCATATCCTTAAAATCGTCTGCTAAAAGCTCAGACGCAGAAGAAAGCGCTCGTGAACACGGCAAACAAGGACAGCCTCGAGAGGCGGGTGAAATGCCAGTCAAACTTCGGAAGACGTCGAAGAGAAACTTCAAGAGGTTTCTGGGAAAATTTTCGAAGTCTGCGCGGAAAACGGAAGAGATTTCCCCGCAGGTACATAGAAAAGAGTACGCAGTTGATAACACCGGGTTTAAACCATCGCCAACTGTGAACCGTGAATTGAAGACTATAGCAATCAAAAAACCCATCAGTGATTCGGAGGATTTGTCCGACTTTTCGACGGACATGGAGAATTATTTACAGAAAACAGATTCTGAATTGGACGGCTATGAAAGTCCATCACAACTACTGAAGGAATTGGAGGAAATTGCTAATGCTTCGGCCAAGCATATCGGTGGTGGAAATGTAGGTGTTGCCGTTCCTAGGCGTAAAACGTTAGAACATGGTGACCGCGATTCTGGAGTTTCGGTCGATACGCAAACCAAACTGAATGTCATCGGTGCTGACCAATCGGAAGAGAAGCTACACTCTTTGATGACGTCAGCCCTGTCAGCGATGAACAGAAATTCGGCTGCCTGCGCCTACCACGAAGATACTACCCGCTCGGATGGTAAGGTGAGCTTCCACGTGATTCACCACCACGTTCACCACAATGCCGGTATTCTTACCGAAGTTAACCAACCTACTAGCCGTGAGGTCGAATGGCAGGCGAAGGAGACTGATAAGATCCTTGAAACGTGGAAACGCTCTACGACGAAAAAGGATGCCAACATAATGACCGTGAAACAAACCATTTTTCAACGATGTTTCTGGTGTTGCTACTCATAA